A window from Triticum aestivum cultivar Chinese Spring chromosome 6D, IWGSC CS RefSeq v2.1, whole genome shotgun sequence encodes these proteins:
- the LOC123143702 gene encoding uncharacterized protein, whose product MGTQTEELAARLAARGPQRHRRTRRRRRTRAWADREEEEDTDLGVVPAVVAALAEPGASPAALVHAAAAAMSFACGVDDGAWAVLAAGAMGHLTRLPAHPHNKSVHWPQPDPQGRGARDRGHPD is encoded by the exons ATGGGGACGCAGACGGAGGAGCTCGCAGCCAGGTTGGCGGCCAGGGGCCCCCAGCGGCATCGGcggaccaggaggaggaggaggacgcgggcCTGGGCGgaccgggaggaggaggaggacacggACTTGGGCGTCGTGCCGGCGGTCGTCGCGGCGCTGGCCGAGCCCGGCGCGTCACCGGCCGCGCTCGTCCATGCGGCGGCCGCGGCGATGAGCTTTGCTTGCGGCGTAGACGATGGCGCGTGGGCCGTGCTTGCTGCTGGCGCCATGGGGCACCTTACGCGGCTCCCCGCCCACCCCCACAACAAG TCTGTACATTGGCCACAACCGGATCCACAGGGAAGAGGTGCTCGAGATCGAGGACATCCAGATTGA